A genomic segment from Burkholderia plantarii encodes:
- a CDS encoding lipocalin family protein — protein MLVIGVGLAVTAGCSNDPPNPNPRAAVPLSTVPVDLPRYMGRWYVIAHIPYFAERGFVGSRAQWTLRADGRIDDVFTGRKGGFDQPETRHQFLDTVKPGSDGGVWRVRLFWPIYVWQLTLYVDPDYRYTILGYPGKQLGWIFSREPTMDDATYRSLLARLDTMGYDTSRFRRVPQTPGQIGQPGFASPGDHD, from the coding sequence ATGCTGGTGATCGGTGTCGGCCTCGCCGTCACGGCGGGCTGTTCGAACGATCCGCCGAACCCGAACCCGCGTGCGGCGGTGCCGCTGTCGACCGTGCCTGTCGATCTGCCGCGCTACATGGGCCGCTGGTACGTGATCGCCCATATCCCGTACTTCGCGGAACGCGGCTTCGTCGGCAGCCGCGCGCAGTGGACGCTGCGTGCGGACGGTCGCATCGACGACGTGTTCACGGGACGAAAAGGCGGCTTCGACCAGCCTGAAACACGCCATCAATTTCTCGACACCGTGAAGCCGGGCAGCGATGGCGGCGTCTGGCGGGTGCGGCTGTTCTGGCCCATCTACGTCTGGCAACTGACGCTCTATGTCGATCCGGATTATCGATACACGATCCTCGGCTATCCCGGCAAGCAGCTCGGCTGGATCTTCTCGCGCGAGCCGACCATGGACGACGCCACCTATCGGTCACTGCTGGCCAGACTGGACACGATGGGCTATGACACGTCCCGCTTCAGGCGCGTGCCGCAAACCCCGGGCCAGATCGGCCAGCCGGGCTTCGCATCGCCGGGCGATCACGATTAG
- a CDS encoding MarR family winged helix-turn-helix transcriptional regulator — protein sequence MNRKDKAAQAGPATPRLGDFLCFAVYSANLAFGKAYKPLLDELGLTYTQYITLVAVSEEQAPTVGRLGEKLFLESNTLTPILKKLEALGYLQRQRAAHDERQVLITLTKKGWRLREELAQVNPVEACGLTPDQFEQTRQAVVALRDNLVRSVRAGGRE from the coding sequence ATGAACCGCAAGGACAAGGCTGCCCAGGCCGGCCCGGCCACCCCGAGGCTCGGCGATTTCCTCTGCTTCGCCGTCTATTCGGCGAATCTCGCGTTCGGCAAGGCTTACAAGCCGCTGCTCGACGAACTGGGCCTGACCTATACGCAGTACATCACGCTGGTGGCGGTGTCGGAGGAACAGGCGCCCACCGTCGGCCGTCTTGGCGAGAAGCTGTTCCTCGAATCGAACACGCTCACGCCGATCCTGAAGAAGCTCGAGGCGCTCGGCTATCTGCAGCGGCAGCGCGCCGCCCACGACGAGCGCCAGGTGTTGATCACCTTGACGAAGAAGGGCTGGCGGCTGCGCGAGGAACTCGCGCAGGTGAACCCCGTCGAGGCCTGCGGCCTGACGCCGGACCAGTTCGAGCAGACCCGGCAGGCGGTGGTCGCGCTGCGCGACAACCTGGTCCGGTCGGTGCGCGCGGGCGGCCGGGAATGA
- a CDS encoding SAM-dependent methyltransferase translates to MTLHLFFSASQPSVPLAARLFMALLRRIRDGHLTLLTPDGARYVFGDPHRLPAATLRIHDWRACRRILRAGDIGFAEAYRACWVDTPDPVALLSLAILNERAVSRPVTGGRLSRWWYRLRHLLRKNTRAGSRRNVHAHYDLGNPFYGLWLDETWTYSAACFDGDVHRSLAAAQAAKYQRIVDTLGLRSGMRVLEIGCGWGGFAEHAARLGIHVHALTISHAQHAWAVERIERLGLADRARIELRDYRDVDGHYDAVVSIEMFEAVGEAFWPTYFEVVRQRLKAGARALIQTITILDSQFEAYQASSDFIREFIFPGGMLPSPARFVGTARRAGLAAEPVFAFGLDYARTLNAWRAAFEAKLDAVRAQGFDETFVRTWRFYLAYCEAGFAQRRTDVMHFVLSKGG, encoded by the coding sequence ATGACGCTGCATCTGTTCTTCTCCGCATCGCAACCGTCCGTCCCCCTCGCGGCCCGGCTGTTCATGGCGCTACTGCGGCGAATCCGGGACGGCCACCTCACGTTGCTCACGCCCGACGGCGCGCGGTACGTGTTCGGCGATCCGCACCGCCTGCCGGCCGCGACGCTGCGGATTCACGACTGGCGCGCCTGCCGCCGCATCCTGCGGGCCGGAGACATCGGCTTTGCCGAGGCATATCGGGCCTGCTGGGTCGACACGCCCGATCCGGTCGCGCTGCTGAGCCTCGCGATCCTGAACGAGCGGGCGGTGTCGCGGCCCGTCACGGGCGGCCGCCTCTCACGCTGGTGGTACAGGCTGCGCCACCTGCTGCGCAAGAATACGCGTGCCGGCAGCCGGCGCAACGTTCATGCGCATTACGACCTCGGCAACCCTTTCTACGGGCTGTGGCTGGACGAAACCTGGACGTATTCCGCGGCTTGCTTCGACGGCGACGTCCATCGTTCGCTCGCCGCCGCGCAGGCCGCGAAGTATCAACGCATCGTCGACACGCTGGGCCTGCGCTCCGGCATGCGCGTGCTCGAAATCGGCTGCGGCTGGGGCGGCTTCGCCGAGCACGCGGCGCGCCTGGGGATCCACGTGCATGCGCTGACGATCTCGCATGCGCAGCACGCGTGGGCGGTCGAGCGGATCGAGCGGCTGGGGCTGGCGGATCGGGCGAGGATCGAATTGCGCGACTACCGCGACGTGGACGGCCACTATGATGCGGTCGTGTCGATCGAAATGTTCGAGGCCGTCGGCGAGGCGTTCTGGCCGACCTATTTCGAGGTCGTCAGGCAGCGCCTGAAGGCGGGCGCGCGGGCACTGATCCAGACCATCACCATTCTCGACTCGCAATTCGAGGCCTATCAGGCCTCGAGCGACTTCATTCGCGAATTCATCTTCCCGGGCGGCATGTTGCCGAGTCCCGCCCGCTTCGTGGGCACGGCGCGCCGCGCGGGCCTGGCCGCCGAGCCGGTATTCGCGTTCGGGCTCGACTACGCGCGCACGCTGAACGCGTGGCGCGCGGCCTTCGAGGCGAAACTCGACGCGGTGCGCGCGCAAGGATTCGACGAGACGTTCGTGCGCACCTGGCGGTTCTATCTGGCGTACTGCGAGGCGGGCTTCGCGCAGCGTCGCACGGACGTGATGCACTTCGTGCTTTCGAAGGGAGGCTGA
- a CDS encoding GNAT family N-acetyltransferase: MTYTFTLTDTADERIRKQIAAPLVAYNDSRAGPSGNRPLVVMLRDAAGDVVGGLWGATGYGWLFTQLLVVPEAARGMGVGTRLMQLAEQEALARGCHAAWLDTFEFQARPFYERLGYSGFAELPDYPPGFARLFMKKTL, encoded by the coding sequence ATGACCTATACCTTCACGCTGACCGATACCGCCGACGAGCGCATCCGCAAGCAGATCGCCGCGCCGCTCGTCGCTTACAACGACAGCCGCGCCGGCCCGAGCGGAAACCGGCCGCTCGTCGTGATGCTGCGCGACGCTGCCGGGGACGTGGTTGGCGGCCTGTGGGGCGCGACCGGCTACGGCTGGTTGTTCACGCAACTGCTGGTGGTGCCGGAAGCCGCGCGCGGCATGGGGGTGGGCACGCGCCTGATGCAACTGGCCGAGCAGGAGGCGCTTGCGCGCGGCTGCCATGCCGCGTGGCTCGACACCTTCGAGTTCCAGGCGCGGCCGTTCTACGAGCGGCTCGGCTACAGCGGCTTCGCCGAGTTGCCCGACTACCCGCCCGGCTTCGCGCGCCTGTTCATGAAAAAGACCCTGTGA